The DNA segment aaggtttttttcAAAgacttggaattgattatgaagaaacatattctcccattatggatgcaattacgtttcgatatttgattagtttggcggtgtctgaaaatttggaaatgcgtcttatggatgttgttataccttacttatacggatcccTTGATattgatatatacatgaaaattccTAAAGGAATTAAGATGTCTgaaacacaaagttcaaaacccagataattttattctgtgaaattgcaaagataattatatgggttaaagcaatccggtCGAATGTAGTATAATCGActaagtgaacacttgatgaaaaagggatatttaaatgatccaatatgcccttgtattttcatcaagaaaacaacaaccggatgcgtaattattgttgtaatgttgatgatttaaacatcattggaacgaataaggaaattcaagaagttatgttgtacttgaaggaagaattcgaatgAAGGACCTTGGAAAAATTAAGTATTGTTTGGGTttgcaaattgaacaaaaataatgtgaaatatttgttcaccagtcaaattatacagaaaaagtccttaaacgttttaatatggtaataaaatcctttaagtactccaatggttgttagatcattaaacataTAAAAGAAttcatttcgtccatgtgaagatggtgaagttattcttggtccagaagtatcatatctaagtgtcattggtgcccttatatatgtattttgcaAATTGTACTAgatctgatatatcttttgctgtaaatttattggcaagattcagctcATATCCAACTAAGAGGCATTGGAACGAAATTAAACATATAAagatctacgaggaacgacagatttgggacttttgtattcaaaagatacaaatcaaagtATAATTGGTTATGTTGATTCTGGATACTTATccgatccacataaggcacgttcccaaacctgATATGTATTTATTCATGGAGGCACTGCAATTTCTTGACGTTCACAAAAACAAACACTCATagcaacttcatcaaatcacgccaaGATTATTGCATTGCATGAAGCAACCCATGAATGTGtgtggctaaaatcaatgacccaacatatccaaacctcgtgtggattatcagtagacaagaagcctgtgacactATACGAAGATGATGATGCATGTGTTACTCAAATGCAGGAAAGATACATcgaaagtgacagaaccaaacatatcccccctaAGTTCTTTGCCTTCacccaagagcttgagaagaataaagacattgatatatgttacattcaatcaagtgaaaaCTAATCAGATCttttcacaaaggcacttcctacgacgatattcagaaaacatatatataacattgagATACGCAATCTatgaaatatgtgaagaatcttTTGTGTTAACATGAGGATGAGTTTACGTGGCTACAATCTTTTTTctttactatggtttttatcccaatgggtttttcctagtaagatttttaacgaggcagtataaaataCGTAATAAGGACAATCActatatcacgatcatcatcacaagggggggTGCTGAAAAATAATGGttgaatattgaaaattagagttgaatattgaaaattaggtgtgtgatgatgtaagtgattatgtaattatttttggactaatctcaaacgaagatctataaataggtctcttcaTTTGTGATTAAAAACACAACTGAATTGAGAGGATAAATTTCATAAAGtgtgaattttgaaatattttgagtttttgaagttttatctttttaccataaatttttactttttacaaCAAGTTACACatatttaatgaataataatcTATAATTAATTTTGCATTTAGAATATctgatttaataattaaatgacAGCCATTTTGCAATTTAATGATTATTAAAATGTGAAAGTTAATTCATTAGCATTTGATGTGATAATAGATAACCGAAAGAAGACAACATTCGAAGGGACGTGGAAATCTGGAATTTCGTGTACTAGATATAGagagatatatatatagttacacttaaatgcacaatctcatacaACAAAATAATGAATATTAATCATAAATATCACTCCACGTGAAAAGAAAGGAAGCTATTTGCTAAGGTTGCACAATACCCCCTCGTTGCTGCCTCTGCTCAAGGGAGTTATTGATGAAGCTCCTGATTGTACAATTCTCAAAGAAGAGAATCCGATCTGGCTGGTAATCTCTTGAAGAAATTGACGGGCAGTGATGGCATCTTGCGTCGGAACCGGGGATGGCGTAGAGTGTAAAGCCCGAACAGCACCGCCACTACTTGGAATGGAGTGACATAAAGAAACACAGCGCTGATCAATGAAAACACTATGACTATGGCTGTGGCTCTGGGATCCCTCCAGCTCAGTATGCTGAGGAATCTCTCCCCTTGTGTTGCTAGATCTCCTATCACGGTCTGAACTCTTCCCGCCACGCTTCGCAGCCTGTCGTACCTCATCCTCACCAGTTCAGTAGGCTGAGAACTTGGGAACGTGTCGAATTCCTCGTACAGTTCGTCCGGATGAGCGTTCTCTGCTTGGGAAAGCCGAGCGTCCATGTGGGGAGGAAGCCTAGGCCTATGCCGGTAGTTCCACAAGCCGATGACGAAAAGGTAGAGGAAGATTGTGGACAAGATCAACTCCGGGTAGCATACAAGTATCAAGAACAGGATGTGCACGAGTATCGTTGTGAGCGGGTTTTTCCAGTAGCAGATGCCATCGAACCATCTGTAAACGTATGAGACGCCAGATAGAAGAGACATTATGCGGTAGAAGTTGGCTTTGCTTCTCCTTAGGCTCCACATATGGTAATCCACATCAAGCATGTATTCGACTATCTCTCTTCGGAGAGGTGGCTCTGCCCGTGATAGTTTTGCCGCCACTATTTGCATAGCCTGGTGGCGCAGCCAGTCGATGTGCCTGACGGATATGGGCTGAACGTAATGCATCTTTGGGAGCAAGGGCTTGCTGTATTGTGTGACCATGTTCACCCAGGCTGTGCACGAGAAACGTATTGCTAAGTGTAGCTCCCCGTGTTTCATCAAACCAGAGGGGGAAAAAACCAGGAGTGGATAGGAATGTGTGTAAATTCGATCTGTTTCTAAGGTGGAAAGCCTGATTCTCACCTTTCCGATTCTCTGGTCCTTTGCATCGTCTTTCCCATTGGTGTGGCAATTGTCAAAAACGCCGATTGTGATTACGGTACAAGGATCGTGAACTTCCCAAGTATACTGCTCGTTCCAACGAGGATGCAGAGAATCAAGAAGAGTTCTGGTTCGGACCCATTTGTTCCCATACTTTGCTACGCAATAAGCGTCTGTCAGTTTACCTTCTCTGCTCTTCATTGGCTGCAGATTTCGAGCACTTAAAATACCAACTTCAAGAATTCCAATGCTCTGCTTTCTCAGATTCTTGGATGACGGCTGAAGGTCGCTGCTAAAATGCGTGGACTCATCCAGAACATGGTAACCAGAATCTAAGCTGAGTCGAAGGAAAATTCTGCTGGCGAATTTCACCTCTTTTTTCTTCTCCCCAATTTCCTCTGCCACAGAAGGCATGAAGAGAGGATACCATCGAGCATCCAGCAGCTTCGCATGTTCATATCTCTGCGGAACCTCCCTAATGGGAATAAGAATCTTTCCCATAACTTCGTCCTTGCCGGGTCCAATTCTTTCTTCCACGCTGATCACAATATACTCATCAAAAGGCTCAGATGCTACAAACATAAGTTCTTCGTTCCACTCCGGATTAATGTGCTTAATCGGGGAAGGCCTAGTGAGCCTCAACTGATGCCCAAGCTGCACCTTCACATATGTTTCCAGGGGTCGGCTTCTATCCGAGGGAATAAGATCCTGGGCAGCGATGATATGAACTCGGAGATAATACAATTTCGGGGAGAAATACACTTTTGATCGTGTACTAGCAAGACTTTGCTGGTTTAAGCTATGAGCATCAGAATGCCAAGCATCAGGGAAGGCTTCATCTGCTTGTGTTCCCATCCAAACTGCGAGCATGATCTCCCCATGATGGATCTTATCCCCTTTCTTGTCCGCCAATCTGTACCACTGAGGAGCCAGAGGACTATCAGGCGGCACTCTTTGAGGGATTTCGACGATATCAAACAAGACTTTACCCACGAAATCATCCTTCACAAGATCCTTATCCTTCACAGTGATTTCGATCAAATTGCTTTGCAGCCTCTCCCTCGAAAATGCAAATACATGTTTCCACACCGGATTCTGATTCTTCAAAAAGTGTCCAGTCACCCCTTTGTAGTTCCCAATTTTCACCTCCACGTATGGATCAAGACTCCCGGTCAAGTCCATCACCGGAAGATCCCTAGCCTTTACGACGCTCACGTACAAGAAATGCATCTGCTCTACCAAATCGTAAGTGCTCGCAGTTTTATCCCTTCCCCAGTACCCCATTCTCGCAGCTACAGGAGGCCTAGTCTCCACCACAGAATACTCAGGCTTCTGCCCTGGAAATTGCATCTGCATCACACTGGCTGATGGAGCCGGTCCAGCTTTAGTAAAGTCACTCCGGGTTTCAACAAATGCCGGCCTCTCAGCCGGTGGTGGAGGAGGGCCGCCGCCATGGGAACCAGTCCCTACTGAGTAAAAAGTCCTTAATTCctttttcttcttgtttttcgCTTGATTTTCCATGTACTGATACTCATCCTCAAACTTATAATTAGTATTGACCTCCTGCAATGGTGTAGCGGTACTTTCTGTAGCCTTAGCATAACTACTGTCATCATTATGACGATGATGATTTTGAGGATGAGGACGAGGATTTTCCACACCGTTCACGTGCTGCAAAACTTCTTCCACGGGATCAAATGAGTTAGAATCTTGTATCACCGCGTGCATCCGCAAAGCAATATCACCCCTCACACGAGAAAAGAGACCTCTTTTATCAAGCGGGTACCTCTGAACAACAGATTCCTCCTCAGAAAAAGCAACAGACATGCCGGAAATCCGAACCCTCCCAAGAAAATCCTTGTGGTGGCCGTTTTTGCTATCATTGTACACGGACACCACGATCGTCTCATCCGACAAATCTCGATGATTCTTCACATTGAACGCCAGCTTCTCGTTCCAAAAAGGGTTGAGATCTTTGAACTTGGTGGCGGTCCTCTGTCGCTGGCCTTGGAATTCCACTTCCACAAAGGGACTGGAACTCCCTTGCCCGTCTTTAGGCATGAGATCGACTGAATCAAGAACTTCGACCACAAGTTTCGCCATGGAAGAGGCGAGATGATAgagaagagagagaagagaagagGGAGCGTGGATAAAAATAGTAGGCGGTGTGGTGTATTTTGgaagaagaagacatacacacacatacgtTTGGGGGGTCTCTGAGTTTTTGTTGGTGGGAAAATGGAGACAACTGTCTTTGTGGAATAGGCTGCACTAGTAAGCAAAGGAGGAAGGGACCCCTACACCAAACAATATATTcatattataataaattaataataatgtaataatattcaacattcataTTTGAAAGTCGTACTTGTGTTCAATTTCGACTCCGTAAATTCTGTAGACATAGACAGAATTCAGAGGcgatcttcttcttttttctctTGTTTTCTGGGTTTTGAACAGAAATTCGTCTGTTGTTTAGTTAATAAAAACGGGATAATTCCCAATTTGGTCCTTCATTTTAGACCTCGTTCCTAATTTGGTCCTCCATTTTTATATCGACCCAATTTAGTCCCTCGATTTTTGTCGTTTTTCCGCAATTGGTCCATCCGTTTAATTAAACGTCAAAACGAACGGAATGACCTGCTAAGCCGAGGGACTAAATTGGGTCGATGTAAGAACGGAGGACCAAATCAGGAATGAGGTCTAAAATAAGGGACCAAATTAGGAATTATCCCCCATTATAGCATTATTTTTgactaaatgatttttttatcagttatatttataaaaatattttttacctaaataaaaatattttataaaaattcaacacatgtcatattaatattattttttaaaatttaaacaaataataaaaattctcgtttatatttaattaaaatgcgaaagtttaatttaaaatttaaagtatacttagtaaaaataaataaatatttgttaacaaaaatcaaaattttacaaaataaatattaatgatgacaatatgttttaaatatacatttttttcaaacataaaatattttcgaaatgaACTCATCTAGGTTTGTTAATATAATTGAAAAAccttcataaaaaataataaaaagatatttttatttatgttaaccaatatttttataaatataaccgatcaaaaaaatttcatttaatgactttatttttttattttcgtctccttaataattttttttatggacatcaaaaacaaaatttaaaattaaaatttatcaattttgagaaacaaaattccacatttataataaataaattataagtttataaaaatatttttgtggatttttttatctcaaaattgataaattttaattttaaatttcgatTTTGATGtccattttaaaaattatttaggagACGAAAATAAGAAAAGTAGAGTcattaaatgaaatttttttgatccgttatataaatatttataaaaatattgcttaacataaataaaaatatattattattattttttattttatttattataaattttattttttaattacaaattTGTTATATCAGTTGTtgacttattttaatttgtttggatttatgaaggTTTTTCAATTATATTAACAAACCTAGATGAGTTcattcga comes from the Henckelia pumila isolate YLH828 chromosome 1, ASM3356847v2, whole genome shotgun sequence genome and includes:
- the LOC140879600 gene encoding FT-interacting protein 7, giving the protein MAKLVVEVLDSVDLMPKDGQGSSSPFVEVEFQGQRQRTATKFKDLNPFWNEKLAFNVKNHRDLSDETIVVSVYNDSKNGHHKDFLGRVRISGMSVAFSEEESVVQRYPLDKRGLFSRVRGDIALRMHAVIQDSNSFDPVEEVLQHVNGVENPRPHPQNHHRHNDDSSYAKATESTATPLQEVNTNYKFEDEYQYMENQAKNKKKKELRTFYSVGTGSHGGGPPPPPAERPAFVETRSDFTKAGPAPSASVMQMQFPGQKPEYSVVETRPPVAARMGYWGRDKTASTYDLVEQMHFLYVSVVKARDLPVMDLTGSLDPYVEVKIGNYKGVTGHFLKNQNPVWKHVFAFSRERLQSNLIEITVKDKDLVKDDFVGKVLFDIVEIPQRVPPDSPLAPQWYRLADKKGDKIHHGEIMLAVWMGTQADEAFPDAWHSDAHSLNQQSLASTRSKVYFSPKLYYLRVHIIAAQDLIPSDRSRPLETYVKVQLGHQLRLTRPSPIKHINPEWNEELMFVASEPFDEYIVISVEERIGPGKDEVMGKILIPIREVPQRYEHAKLLDARWYPLFMPSVAEEIGEKKKEVKFASRIFLRLSLDSGYHVLDESTHFSSDLQPSSKNLRKQSIGILEVGILSARNLQPMKSREGKLTDAYCVAKYGNKWVRTRTLLDSLHPRWNEQYTWEVHDPCTVITIGVFDNCHTNGKDDAKDQRIGKVRIRLSTLETDRIYTHSYPLLVFSPSGLMKHGELHLAIRFSCTAWVNMVTQYSKPLLPKMHYVQPISVRHIDWLRHQAMQIVAAKLSRAEPPLRREIVEYMLDVDYHMWSLRRSKANFYRIMSLLSGVSYVYRWFDGICYWKNPLTTILVHILFLILVCYPELILSTIFLYLFVIGLWNYRHRPRLPPHMDARLSQAENAHPDELYEEFDTFPSSQPTELVRMRYDRLRSVAGRVQTVIGDLATQGERFLSILSWRDPRATAIVIVFSLISAVFLYVTPFQVVAVLFGLYTLRHPRFRRKMPSLPVNFFKRLPARSDSLL